In Alteromonas macleodii, the sequence CTTTATACCTAATATCGCTTTATGGGGGGAAGTTGCTGAGTTGCTGCGATTCTCTTTAGTACGCTTTTTTACCTCAGGGGAAGCGGTTTTGACCGAGTCGTCCAAAGCTTCACTCGCATTACTTTCTGTAAGTTGATTGACGGTGGTTGCCAAAGCTTCTGACTTATCACTAGCGCCTTTTTTCCCGGGTAACGTTAAATCTAAAATAACCGCCGTAAGTCCTGCTGACGTAACAGGGGAAAGAAGAATATTTTCAAGCCAGTTAGGTAGTTCGGCCAAGGCTTCGGGTACCATCATTACCCCAATTGCCATACCAAGGGCACAAGCCGTAACCAAACTGCTGCGTCTATCCAACGCATAGCTGGCAAGAAGTTTAAGGCCGCCTACTGCAACCATGGCAAACATCACTAATGTTGCGCCGCCTAAAACAGACTTAGGGATAGCCTGCAACACACCACCAACAATTGGAAAGCAGCCAATAAGAACAAACAGCGCAGCAACAAAGAAGCCCACTTTGCGACTTGCGATACCAGTTAGCTGAATAACTCCATTATTTTGACCAAAGGTAGTGTTCGGAAACGTGTTAAACATACCTGCCAGTAGCGAATTTACGCCGTCGCCTAAAATACCGCCCTTTACTCGGGCTAAGTAAACCGGGCCGCTCACCGGTTGCTTGCAGAAAAGGCTATTGGCCGTTAGATCGCCCGCGGTTTCTATAGCACTGAATAAGTAAATTAGCGCAATAGGTAAAAACAGATTGATATCAAATGAGATGCCAAATGCAAACGGCGTAGGAATAGCGACAATAGATAAAGAGGCAAGGCCGCTAAAATCAAGACCTTTTGTAAATCCAACATAAGTTGCACCAATGGCCATGCCAATAAAAATAGCGCTTAAGCGTAGCCAATGATTGTGAGATGCGTTTAAAAATACAATAACAAGCAACACGCCAAGACCTACCGCTAGGTTGTCAGTACTCGCAAAGTCCGCAGCATGAAAACCGCCTGCAAGGTCGGTCATGCCCACGTTGATTAAGCTAAGCCCTATGGCCGTGATCACAATGCCAGTAGTTAAAGGGGTAATGATGCGTTTAAGTTTATCTACAAATAGACTGAACACTACCTCAACAAGCGCACCTGCCATGGTGAGGCCAAACAGCAGTGCTAAAATATCTTCGGGCGTACCGCCATTTGCTTTAACTTGGTTTCCCGCCAGAATTAGCGAGCTAATAAACGCAAAGCTGGTACCTTGAATGGCTACCAACCCGCTACCTACCGGCCCAATACGCTTTGTTTGTATTGCAGTACCTAGGCCACTAACAAACAGTGCCATGCTGATAAGGTAAGGTGTATATTCGGTAAGACCTAAAGTTGATGTGACAATGAGTGTTGGTG encodes:
- a CDS encoding uracil-xanthine permease family protein; translation: MSSNHSELLYDLHDSPAFLPSLTAAFQHLLASFVGVITPTLIVTSTLGLTEYTPYLISMALFVSGLGTAIQTKRIGPVGSGLVAIQGTSFAFISSLILAGNQVKANGGTPEDILALLFGLTMAGALVEVVFSLFVDKLKRIITPLTTGIVITAIGLSLINVGMTDLAGGFHAADFASTDNLAVGLGVLLVIVFLNASHNHWLRLSAIFIGMAIGATYVGFTKGLDFSGLASLSIVAIPTPFAFGISFDINLFLPIALIYLFSAIETAGDLTANSLFCKQPVSGPVYLARVKGGILGDGVNSLLAGMFNTFPNTTFGQNNGVIQLTGIASRKVGFFVAALFVLIGCFPIVGGVLQAIPKSVLGGATLVMFAMVAVGGLKLLASYALDRRSSLVTACALGMAIGVMMVPEALAELPNWLENILLSPVTSAGLTAVILDLTLPGKKGASDKSEALATTVNQLTESNASEALDDSVKTASPEVKKRTKENRSNSATSPHKAILGIKQRQVLRPALYSAKPR